One genomic segment of Apostichopus japonicus isolate 1M-3 chromosome 23, ASM3797524v1, whole genome shotgun sequence includes these proteins:
- the LOC139965037 gene encoding shiftless antiviral inhibitor of ribosomal frameshifting protein-like: MGDETTLLIAEENLLQRFHTDDIAANNRRIHAICRAVENEENDAVDITFEIHENGTVRCSFRGTLERINRARSLLEYKLTGGRQHDMDPIEGLVPLNVANLQQLDRELSELRQFGCHGCNRSWWKKVFTYKPVSHCPKCSVCYNCVPRGQERGWGRYVCQHCGNTFSGFAVAGTPAPCFRCGNEVLPERIGPRPQFNDHGHHRYTHACAACDNGRIRPCPARSVLVFSDPHECAGSTASTFMTQASDAGIYND; this comes from the exons ATGGGAGATGAAACG ACACTTCTAATAGCGGAAGAGAACTTGCTTCAACGGTTTCATACCGATGACATCGCAGCGAATAACAGGAGG ATTCATGCGATATGCCGGGCGGTAGAGAACGAGGAAAACGATGCTGTGGACATCACATTTGAAATCCACGAGAATGGAACGGTCAGATGCAGCTTCAGAGGGACTTTGGAGAGAATAAACAGAGCAAGGTCCTTACTAGAGTACAAGTTGACCGGG GGACGGCAACATGATATGGATCCAATCGAGGGACTGGTTCCCCTGAATGTGGCGAATTTGCAACAACTGGATCGCGAACTGTCTGAGCTCAGACAATTTGGTTGCCATGGCTGCAACAGAAGCTGGTGGAAGAAAGTGTTTACCTACAAGCCAGTCAGCCA TTGTCCCAAATGCTCGGTATGTTACAATTGTGTTCCAAGAGGCCAAGAAAGAGGATGGGGCCGGTACGTTTGCCAACACTGCGGCAACACGTTTTCTGGATTTGCTGTTGCCGGGACGCCGGCTCCTTGCTTCAGATGTGGAAATGAG GTGTTACCAGAACGTATCGGACCGAGACCTCAGTTCAACGACCACGGACACCATCGCTACACACATGCCTGCGCAGCTTGCGATAACGGTAGGATAAGGCCGTGCCCTGCGAGATCAGTCCTAGTCTTCAGCGACCCGCACGAATGTGCCGGTTCCACCGCCAGTACGTTCATGACCCAGGCCTCGGATGCCGGCATCTACAACGACTGA